A genome region from Maniola jurtina chromosome 22, ilManJurt1.1, whole genome shotgun sequence includes the following:
- the LOC123877089 gene encoding trypsin delta-like, which yields MYWILCLALIAGAASASEQYGQKEIQPQNATVLQQFPSVVQIETYMFWSTMEWVQECAGSILTSRMILACASCTSGWSYEPRFRRIRAGSSFRHTGGLIFYVQDRVNHPSWSNWRYTGDVSVIRLMNALVYSPVIQQASIASPGSWIPAGLRLNQPGWGRVQQPMISNQEVLTASISSCGRRDGNFSNAFNATVDILCAIPQADAAPNYDVGSPWLFNNVTVGIVGGANTLGVYNGLMAADMAKYTEWVIDIASGGW from the exons ATGTACTGGATTTTGTGTTTGGCGCTTATTGCAG gtgCCGCATCGGCATCCGAGCAGTATGGCCAGAAAGAGATTCAGCCACAGAATGCCACAGTCTTGCAGCAATTTCCGTCCGTCGTTCAGATAGAGACCTACATGTTCTGGTCCACTATGGAATGGGTGCAGGAATGTGCTGGAAGCATACTCACTAGTAGAATGATTTTAGCTTGTGCTTCCTGTACCTCTGGATG GTCCTACGAGCCCCGTTTCCGTCGCATCAGAGCCGGGTCCAGCTTCAGGCACACCGGAGGCCTGATCTTCTACGTCCAAGATAGAGTTAACCACCCTAGTTGGAGTAACTGGAGATACACTGGTGATGTCAGCGTGATCAGGCTGATGAATGCCCTGGTGTACAGCCCCGTCATCCAACAGGCCTCCATCGCGTCACCAGGGTCCTGGATTCCTGCTGGTCTGCGACTCAACCAACCTGGTTGGGGTCGTGTTCAG CAACCAATGATAAGCAATCAAGAGGTCCTCACCGCGTCCATAAGCAGCTGTGGCAGACGAGATGGCAACTTCTCGAACGCCTTTAATGCCACAGTCGACATACTTTGTGCCATTCCTCAAGCCGACGCTGCACCCAACTATGATGTGGGATCACCCTGGCTGTTCAATAATGTGACAGTGGGGATCGTCGGCGGAGCCAATACCCTCGGAGTTTACAAT ggaCTGATGGCTGCTGATATGGCGAAATACACTGAATGGGTCATCGACATTGCTAGTGGTGGTTGGTAA
- the LOC123876677 gene encoding uncharacterized protein LOC123876677 isoform X2, whose amino-acid sequence MEPINLIGIGNLTSHCTNELCSFQLKSLHSDYVAELTCPVLPELTGDIPRLLINTNNLKFPTDVQLADPNFYKPSPIDVLVGADLFWHIVGCERQTLGANKPYLINSEFGWILSGPINSGTHPSNIRCNFQVSSPQSENLDKLLNRFWELEEFSPKKLLSEDEKSCEEHFQAHTTRDSSGRFCVRLPLKDTPDCLGNSYITARKRFFNLEKRFKAQPELKAQYTEFINEYIKLGHCSILNVTRLEPSYFLCHHAVFKQQSESTKLRVVFDASCPTSSGFSVNDLQYVGPTIQDTLFSILLRFRQHRYVLTGDIEKMFRQVTVHENDRNLQLILWRDNEHSPLQTLRLNTITYGFASASYLSTKCLWRLGEECEDDLIKTIIQRDFYMDDLLTGADTISDLHHILATVVSVLRSGCFPLRKFKSNVPSILESSAIDPLENLTLSESTSTLGLQWKPSTDTLNVIVSIPEYTDDYITKRSILSHSFKIFDPLGLISPCTIRSKILMQELWRRNIDWDEPVPCDLQETWDDLKQDLSKLEFIEIPRLALCYLPVTLELHSFCDASASAHGCCLYLRSVDHDGQVVVRLLCAKSKVNPSKPTTIPRLELLGALLAARLCKAALESLRCTISRCVHWSDSSVVLGWLRTSPSKLKTFVANRVDLMRLKRAFAYTLRFIHNIKNPKDKRTGPLTVEELSQSFIFICKFAQLQSFPNEYQALINKRNISARSNLISLSPFLDEQDVMRVGGRLEHSNYDFDKKHPILLHSKHQLSCLIFRYEHVRQMHAGPQLLLYTVRNYVWPLGGRQLARRTVRNCVQCRRFQGKTITPLMGHLPAQRTTPAFPFETTGVDFAGPFTILNRKGRGSKTFKCYLCLFICFRYKCVHLEAVTELSKEAYILTLRRFIGRRGRPLEIYSDNGRNFVATATELSNFLRDAPNLVSDFSATEQIKFHFIPAYAPNFGGYWEAGIKSAKHHLKRVIGSSNLTYEELSTLLAQVEAILNSRPLCPISSSPHDLQSLTPGHFLIGRPLTSLPDPTLETEKTSNLQRYERVEQARQHFWRRWQNEYICELQQRLKWRTSKGGILQVGDLVLLQDETCPPLQWRLGRVKRLFPGVDGVARVAEIATQRGDVRRALTKLCPLLPEADADVQ is encoded by the exons ATGGAACCCATCAATTTGATAGGGATAGGTAACTTAACTTCTCACTGTACAAACGAACTTTGCTCGTTTCAATTGAAATCTCTGCACAGTGACTATGTAGCGGAGTTGACTTGCCCAGTACTACCTGAACTCACAGGTGATATCCCGAGGTTATTAATTAACACAAACAATCTCAAATTTCCTACGGATGTTCAGCTAGCCGATCCTAATTTTTACAAGCCGTCACCAATTGACGTGCTGGTTGGCGCTGACCTATTTTGGCACATAGTAGGATGCGAACGTCAAACATTAGGTGCCAACAAaccttatttaataaattcagAGTTCGGCTGGATTTTATCTGGTCCTATCAATTCAGGAACTCACCCTTCTAATATAAGATGCAATTTTCAAGTTTCAAGTCCCCAATCAGAAAATCTCGACAAGTTGCTGAATCGATTTTGGGAGCTGGAAGAATTCTCACCCAAGAAACTATTAAGCGAGGACGAGAAGTCATGTGAGGAACACTTCCAGGCTCATACAACTCGAGATTCCTCAGGTAGATTTTGTGTGAGGTTACCCCTCAAGGATACCCCTGACTGCTTAGGAAATTCATACATTACTGCCAGGAAAAGATTTTTCAATTTAGAGAAGCGTTTTAAGGCACAGCCTGAACTTAAAGCTCAATACACGGAATTCATTAATGAATATATCAAGTTAGGCCATTGCTCTATTTTAAATGTGACGAGACTAGAACCGTCCTATTTTTTATGTCACCACGCCGTATTTAAGCAACAAAGTGAATCTACTAAGTTAAGGGTTGTTTTTGACGCGTCGTGCCCTACGTCGTCAGGTTTTTCTGTCAACGACTTGCAGTACGTGGGCCCTACAATACAAGACACGCTTTTCTCCATTTTATTACGTTTTCGTCAACACCGCTACGTGCTAACGGGTGACATCGAAAAGATGTTTCGTCAAGTCACTGTGCACGAGAATGACCGTAACTTGCAACTCATTCTATGGAGAGACAATGAACACAGTCCTCTGCAAACTTTGCGACTTAATACGATAACTTACGGTTTTGCGAGCGCTAGCTATTTGAGCACTAAATGTTTATGGCGTTTGGGCGAGGAGTGTGAAGATGACTTAATAAAGACAATCATTCAGCGTGACTTCTATATGGACGATCTGCTAACCGGAGCCGATACGATATCGGATCTGCACCATATCTTGGCCACAGTTGTGTCGGTTTTACGGTCTGGTTGTTTTCCGCTGCGGAAGTTTAAATCTAACGTGCCTTCAATTCTCGAAAGTTCTGCGATAGACCCATTAGAAAATTTAACGCTAAGCGAGTCCACTAGCACTTTAGGATTGCAATGGAAACCATCCACTGACACCTTAAATGTCATAGTAAGCATTCCAGAATACACCGACGATTATATAACAAAGCGATCGATATTGTCgcattcattcaaaattttcgATCCTCTCGGCCTGATAAGCCCTTGTACGATTAGATCCAAGATACTTATGCAGGAATTATGGCGCCGTAACATTGATTGGGATGAACCAGTCCCTTGTGATTTGCAAGAAACTTGGGATGATTTAAAACAGGACCTTAGCAAGTTAGAATTTATTGAAATTCCCAGATTAGCTCTTTGCTACTTACCTGTTACCCTGGAGCTTCACTCCTTTTGCGATGCGTCAGCTTCAGCGCACGGTTGTTGTCTTTATTTAAGATCTGTCGACCATGATGGGCAAGTGGTAGTTAGGTTGCTCTGCGCCAAATCAAAAGTCAATCCTAGCAAGCCGACTACGATTCCTCGGTTGGAATTGCTGGGTGCCCTACTAGCTGCTCGGTTGTGCAAGGCCGCTCTCGAGTCACTACGCTGCACGATCTCACGGTGCGTGCATTGGAGTGACTCCAGTGTCGTGTTGGGCTGGCTGCGCACCAGCCCTAGCAAATTAAAAACGTTCGTTGCTAATCGAGTCG ATTTAATGAGATTGAAACGGGCATTTGCGTATACTTTGCGGTTCATACATAACATTAAAAATCCTAAAGATAAACGAACTGGACCTTTAACGGTCGAAGAATTAAGCCagtcgtttatttttatttgtaaatttgCTCAACTTCAATCATTTCCAAACGAATACCAGGCTTTGATTAATAAACGCAACATTTCAGCTCGAAGTAACCTTATATCGCTCAGTCCTTTTTTAGATGAACAAGACGTCATGCGCGTAGGTGGTAGGCTAGAACATTCAAACTACGATTTCGACAAGAAGCATCCTATCTTATTGCATTCAAAGCACCAGTTGTCTTGTTTGATTTTTCGATACGAGCATGTTCGACAAATGCATGCAGGCCCTCAGCTATTGTTATACACAGTTCGAAACTATGTCTGGCCATTAGGTGGAAGACAACTAGCACGTCGCACGGTACGCAATTGTGTACAGTGCAGACGTTTTCAAGGGAAAACGATTACACCCCTAATGGGTCATCTTCCGGCGCAGCGCACTACACCAGCATTTCCTTTCGAAACCACAGGCGTTGATTTCGCGGGCCCATTTACTATCTTAAATCGGAAAGGTCGCGGTTCAAAGACTTTCAAATGCTACTTGTGTCTCTTTATTTGCTTTAGATATAAGTGCGTCCACCTGGAAGCGGTCACCGAACTTTCTAAAGAGGCCTATATCCTAACGCTACGTAGATTTATAGGGCGCCGCGGAAGGCCGCTGGAAATTTACAGTGACAATGGGAGAAACTTTGTTGCCACTGCCACAGAGCTAAGTAATTTCTTGAGAGATGCGCCAAATCTTGTATCTGACTTTTCTGCAACCGAGCAAATCAAGTTTCATTTCATCCCAGCTTACGCGCCTAATTTTGGAGGTTATTGGGAGGCAGGTATCAAGTCAGCCAAGCACCATTTAAAGCGCGTTATAGGTAGCTCCAATTTGACATATGAGGAGTTGTCCACTTTGCTTGCACAGGTGGAAGCTATTCTAAACAGCCGTCCTCTATGTCCTATCTCATCCTCTCCGCACGACCTTCAATCCCTCACCCCAGGGCACTTTCTGATTGGGCGGCCCCTGACATCGCTGCCTGATCCGACCCTCGAAACAGAGAAAACATCAAATTTGCAACGCTATGAACGGGTGGAACAGGCACGCCAGCATTTCTGGAGACGCTGGCAGAACGAGTACATCTGTGAGCTCCAGCAACGGTTGAAGTGGCGCACCAGCAAGGGAGGCATCCTTCAAGTGGGTGACTTGGTCCTCCTCCAGGACGAAACCTGTCCACCACTGCAATGGCGTTTGGGGCGCGTTAAGCGGCTGTTTCCAGGCGTCGATGGGGTCGCCAGAGTGGCTGAAATCGCGACCCAACGAGGCGACGTCCGGAGAGCGCTCACCAAACTTTGCCCTTTATTGCCTGAGGCTGATGCTGATGTTCAGTAA
- the LOC123876677 gene encoding uncharacterized protein LOC123876677 isoform X1 has translation MEPINLIGIGNLTSHCTNELCSFQLKSLHSDYVAELTCPVLPELTGDIPRLLINTNNLKFPTDVQLADPNFYKPSPIDVLVGADLFWHIVGCERQTLGANKPYLINSEFGWILSGPINSGTHPSNIRCNFQVSSPQSENLDKLLNRFWELEEFSPKKLLSEDEKSCEEHFQAHTTRDSSGRFCVRLPLKDTPDCLGNSYITARKRFFNLEKRFKAQPELKAQYTEFINEYIKLGHCSILNVTRLEPSYFLCHHAVFKQQSESTKLRVVFDASCPTSSGFSVNDLQYVGPTIQDTLFSILLRFRQHRYVLTGDIEKMFRQVTVHENDRNLQLILWRDNEHSPLQTLRLNTITYGFASASYLSTKCLWRLGEECEDDLIKTIIQRDFYMDDLLTGADTISDLHHILATVVSVLRSGCFPLRKFKSNVPSILESSAIDPLENLTLSESTSTLGLQWKPSTDTLNVIVSIPEYTDDYITKRSILSHSFKIFDPLGLISPCTIRSKILMQELWRRNIDWDEPVPCDLQETWDDLKQDLSKLEFIEIPRLALCYLPVTLELHSFCDASASAHGCCLYLRSVDHDGQVVVRLLCAKSKVNPSKPTTIPRLELLGALLAARLCKAALESLRCTISRCVHWSDSSVVLGWLRTSPSKLKTFVANRVVEICETTTPANWRHVPTNYNPADLISRGTKAGCLLDSQLWWSGPNFLSESESEWPVLGEQIEDELPEIKIHSIQVSENLISFERFSNLMRLKRAFAYTLRFIHNIKNPKDKRTGPLTVEELSQSFIFICKFAQLQSFPNEYQALINKRNISARSNLISLSPFLDEQDVMRVGGRLEHSNYDFDKKHPILLHSKHQLSCLIFRYEHVRQMHAGPQLLLYTVRNYVWPLGGRQLARRTVRNCVQCRRFQGKTITPLMGHLPAQRTTPAFPFETTGVDFAGPFTILNRKGRGSKTFKCYLCLFICFRYKCVHLEAVTELSKEAYILTLRRFIGRRGRPLEIYSDNGRNFVATATELSNFLRDAPNLVSDFSATEQIKFHFIPAYAPNFGGYWEAGIKSAKHHLKRVIGSSNLTYEELSTLLAQVEAILNSRPLCPISSSPHDLQSLTPGHFLIGRPLTSLPDPTLETEKTSNLQRYERVEQARQHFWRRWQNEYICELQQRLKWRTSKGGILQVGDLVLLQDETCPPLQWRLGRVKRLFPGVDGVARVAEIATQRGDVRRALTKLCPLLPEADADVQ, from the coding sequence ATGGAACCCATCAATTTGATAGGGATAGGTAACTTAACTTCTCACTGTACAAACGAACTTTGCTCGTTTCAATTGAAATCTCTGCACAGTGACTATGTAGCGGAGTTGACTTGCCCAGTACTACCTGAACTCACAGGTGATATCCCGAGGTTATTAATTAACACAAACAATCTCAAATTTCCTACGGATGTTCAGCTAGCCGATCCTAATTTTTACAAGCCGTCACCAATTGACGTGCTGGTTGGCGCTGACCTATTTTGGCACATAGTAGGATGCGAACGTCAAACATTAGGTGCCAACAAaccttatttaataaattcagAGTTCGGCTGGATTTTATCTGGTCCTATCAATTCAGGAACTCACCCTTCTAATATAAGATGCAATTTTCAAGTTTCAAGTCCCCAATCAGAAAATCTCGACAAGTTGCTGAATCGATTTTGGGAGCTGGAAGAATTCTCACCCAAGAAACTATTAAGCGAGGACGAGAAGTCATGTGAGGAACACTTCCAGGCTCATACAACTCGAGATTCCTCAGGTAGATTTTGTGTGAGGTTACCCCTCAAGGATACCCCTGACTGCTTAGGAAATTCATACATTACTGCCAGGAAAAGATTTTTCAATTTAGAGAAGCGTTTTAAGGCACAGCCTGAACTTAAAGCTCAATACACGGAATTCATTAATGAATATATCAAGTTAGGCCATTGCTCTATTTTAAATGTGACGAGACTAGAACCGTCCTATTTTTTATGTCACCACGCCGTATTTAAGCAACAAAGTGAATCTACTAAGTTAAGGGTTGTTTTTGACGCGTCGTGCCCTACGTCGTCAGGTTTTTCTGTCAACGACTTGCAGTACGTGGGCCCTACAATACAAGACACGCTTTTCTCCATTTTATTACGTTTTCGTCAACACCGCTACGTGCTAACGGGTGACATCGAAAAGATGTTTCGTCAAGTCACTGTGCACGAGAATGACCGTAACTTGCAACTCATTCTATGGAGAGACAATGAACACAGTCCTCTGCAAACTTTGCGACTTAATACGATAACTTACGGTTTTGCGAGCGCTAGCTATTTGAGCACTAAATGTTTATGGCGTTTGGGCGAGGAGTGTGAAGATGACTTAATAAAGACAATCATTCAGCGTGACTTCTATATGGACGATCTGCTAACCGGAGCCGATACGATATCGGATCTGCACCATATCTTGGCCACAGTTGTGTCGGTTTTACGGTCTGGTTGTTTTCCGCTGCGGAAGTTTAAATCTAACGTGCCTTCAATTCTCGAAAGTTCTGCGATAGACCCATTAGAAAATTTAACGCTAAGCGAGTCCACTAGCACTTTAGGATTGCAATGGAAACCATCCACTGACACCTTAAATGTCATAGTAAGCATTCCAGAATACACCGACGATTATATAACAAAGCGATCGATATTGTCgcattcattcaaaattttcgATCCTCTCGGCCTGATAAGCCCTTGTACGATTAGATCCAAGATACTTATGCAGGAATTATGGCGCCGTAACATTGATTGGGATGAACCAGTCCCTTGTGATTTGCAAGAAACTTGGGATGATTTAAAACAGGACCTTAGCAAGTTAGAATTTATTGAAATTCCCAGATTAGCTCTTTGCTACTTACCTGTTACCCTGGAGCTTCACTCCTTTTGCGATGCGTCAGCTTCAGCGCACGGTTGTTGTCTTTATTTAAGATCTGTCGACCATGATGGGCAAGTGGTAGTTAGGTTGCTCTGCGCCAAATCAAAAGTCAATCCTAGCAAGCCGACTACGATTCCTCGGTTGGAATTGCTGGGTGCCCTACTAGCTGCTCGGTTGTGCAAGGCCGCTCTCGAGTCACTACGCTGCACGATCTCACGGTGCGTGCATTGGAGTGACTCCAGTGTCGTGTTGGGCTGGCTGCGCACCAGCCCTAGCAAATTAAAAACGTTCGTTGCTAATCGAGTCGTGGAAATCTGTGAGACTACTACACCAGCAAACTGGCGTCACGTGCCAACGAATTATAACCCTGCGGATTTGATCTCTCGAGGCACCAAGGCTGGCTGTCTACTAGACTCACAATTATGGTGGTCAGGTCCAAATTTTTTATCTGAATCGGAGTCGGAGTGGCCGGTTTTAGGAGAACAAATTGAAGATGAGctacctgaaataaaaattcattCGATTCAAGTCTCTGAAAATCTCATCTCTTTTGAAAGGTTTTCCAATTTAATGAGATTGAAACGGGCATTTGCGTATACTTTGCGGTTCATACATAACATTAAAAATCCTAAAGATAAACGAACTGGACCTTTAACGGTCGAAGAATTAAGCCagtcgtttatttttatttgtaaatttgCTCAACTTCAATCATTTCCAAACGAATACCAGGCTTTGATTAATAAACGCAACATTTCAGCTCGAAGTAACCTTATATCGCTCAGTCCTTTTTTAGATGAACAAGACGTCATGCGCGTAGGTGGTAGGCTAGAACATTCAAACTACGATTTCGACAAGAAGCATCCTATCTTATTGCATTCAAAGCACCAGTTGTCTTGTTTGATTTTTCGATACGAGCATGTTCGACAAATGCATGCAGGCCCTCAGCTATTGTTATACACAGTTCGAAACTATGTCTGGCCATTAGGTGGAAGACAACTAGCACGTCGCACGGTACGCAATTGTGTACAGTGCAGACGTTTTCAAGGGAAAACGATTACACCCCTAATGGGTCATCTTCCGGCGCAGCGCACTACACCAGCATTTCCTTTCGAAACCACAGGCGTTGATTTCGCGGGCCCATTTACTATCTTAAATCGGAAAGGTCGCGGTTCAAAGACTTTCAAATGCTACTTGTGTCTCTTTATTTGCTTTAGATATAAGTGCGTCCACCTGGAAGCGGTCACCGAACTTTCTAAAGAGGCCTATATCCTAACGCTACGTAGATTTATAGGGCGCCGCGGAAGGCCGCTGGAAATTTACAGTGACAATGGGAGAAACTTTGTTGCCACTGCCACAGAGCTAAGTAATTTCTTGAGAGATGCGCCAAATCTTGTATCTGACTTTTCTGCAACCGAGCAAATCAAGTTTCATTTCATCCCAGCTTACGCGCCTAATTTTGGAGGTTATTGGGAGGCAGGTATCAAGTCAGCCAAGCACCATTTAAAGCGCGTTATAGGTAGCTCCAATTTGACATATGAGGAGTTGTCCACTTTGCTTGCACAGGTGGAAGCTATTCTAAACAGCCGTCCTCTATGTCCTATCTCATCCTCTCCGCACGACCTTCAATCCCTCACCCCAGGGCACTTTCTGATTGGGCGGCCCCTGACATCGCTGCCTGATCCGACCCTCGAAACAGAGAAAACATCAAATTTGCAACGCTATGAACGGGTGGAACAGGCACGCCAGCATTTCTGGAGACGCTGGCAGAACGAGTACATCTGTGAGCTCCAGCAACGGTTGAAGTGGCGCACCAGCAAGGGAGGCATCCTTCAAGTGGGTGACTTGGTCCTCCTCCAGGACGAAACCTGTCCACCACTGCAATGGCGTTTGGGGCGCGTTAAGCGGCTGTTTCCAGGCGTCGATGGGGTCGCCAGAGTGGCTGAAATCGCGACCCAACGAGGCGACGTCCGGAGAGCGCTCACCAAACTTTGCCCTTTATTGCCTGAGGCTGATGCTGATGTTCAGTAA